A part of Bacteroidota bacterium genomic DNA contains:
- a CDS encoding GIY-YIG nuclease family protein, whose amino-acid sequence MTVNHGVTGSSPVRGASPSSLLGLFYFYGLLHLHSHSIKSDIYYIGHTDNVDRILSEHNNPQRTKFTFKHLPWELKVSFMVGETRSEAVKAERHIKKKKSRIYIERLLNDINEQKSIAQLVRVPPGRD is encoded by the coding sequence ATGACTGTTAATCATGGGGTCACTGGTTCGAGCCCAGTTCGGGGAGCAAGCCCAAGCAGTCTGCTTGGGCTTTTTTATTTTTATGGCCTTTTACATCTACATTCTCATTCTATAAAGTCTGATATTTATTATATTGGTCACACGGATAATGTTGACCGCATACTCTCTGAACACAACAACCCCCAACGAACAAAATTCACATTCAAACATTTACCATGGGAATTAAAGGTATCGTTTATGGTAGGTGAAACCCGAAGCGAAGCGGTAAAAGCTGAAAGGCATATAAAAAAGAAAAAAAGCCGAATTTATATTGAACGTTTGTTAAATGATATAAATGAGCAGAAAAGCATAGCTCAGCTGGTTAGAGTCCCGCCTGGGCGGGATTAA
- a CDS encoding SprB repeat-containing protein, which translates to ARDIFIIKFTNTGVRLWATYFGGDGDDFREPLAADKLSNLFVAGEWTNETGALLTDSSYPLTDPGGGAYYDTTFNGITSYDDDGFVAKFIPSVLTLTSAAVSASCGCNGLATTTPSGGCQPYKYSWYNIGWTQVGNTQAISSLCSGNYQVIVNDTVNCVNDTDFVNVPSGVGLALNGTQTDLLCNGVTNGTASITISNGSGPYTYAWSNGQATQTATGLAAGSYTITVSDANSCSSTAVFVITSPLPLIGEFTKGTAICNGCGCKQWIMIGATGGISPYTYSWPDGYINRYKNNLCPGSYSVNISDTNGCSININLSTP; encoded by the coding sequence AGCAAGGGATATTTTTATAATTAAATTTACAAATACAGGTGTCCGCTTATGGGCTACTTATTTTGGCGGTGATGGTGACGATTTTCGCGAACCACTTGCGGCAGATAAACTGAGCAACCTTTTTGTAGCGGGGGAATGGACAAATGAAACAGGTGCTTTATTAACTGACTCTTCTTACCCGTTAACCGACCCGGGTGGAGGGGCTTATTATGATACAACATTTAATGGGATTACCTCCTATGATGATGATGGGTTCGTCGCAAAATTTATTCCTTCTGTTTTAACGCTTACATCTGCTGCTGTATCTGCGTCTTGTGGCTGCAATGGATTAGCTACCACAACTCCCTCAGGAGGTTGCCAGCCATATAAGTATTCTTGGTATAACATTGGTTGGACGCAGGTTGGGAATACACAAGCAATCAGTTCATTGTGTTCGGGCAATTACCAGGTCATCGTCAATGATACCGTTAATTGTGTTAATGATACTGATTTTGTTAATGTTCCCTCGGGTGTTGGCTTAGCTTTAAATGGCACTCAAACTGATCTGTTATGTAATGGAGTAACTAATGGTACTGCAAGTATAACGATAAGTAACGGTAGCGGTCCTTATACCTACGCCTGGAGCAATGGGCAAGCTACGCAAACAGCTACAGGTCTTGCTGCTGGTAGCTATACCATTACAGTGAGCGATGCAAATAGCTGTTCATCCACTGCCGTTTTCGTTATTACATCCCCTCTCCCTTTAATAGGAGAATTTACTAAAGGGACTGCGATCTGTAATGGTTGCGGTTGTAAACAATGGATAATGATAGGGGCCACTGGTGGTATAAGTCCATACACTTATTCCTGGCCAGATGGTTATATAAATAGGTATAAGAACAATCTTTGTCCAGGTTCGTATTCAGTAAATATTTCAGATACAAATGGCTGTAGTATAAATATTAACTTGAGTACTCCATAA